The Bacillota bacterium genome includes a window with the following:
- a CDS encoding DUF501 domain-containing protein — translation MESLDLQLIEKQLGRRPRGVVGVGLRCPAGYPRVIVTKPVVEPGQVFPTTYWLTCPHLVKEVSRLESQGLVGELTERALHDADFARELVEAHEEYKAARQALLSPEEWETLKKEYPEQYASLQESGIAGIKNPGVKCLHAHLAHYLVGGRNPVGRIVWELIKEKACTRNRLASIGVGTNSTRLLIAEAGCGVTPVYEDIDYPRIGSSLEKGLLTEEAMERTLGVIRRFLKIVEEYQAELSVIFATSAVRSARNQGEFAQRVLEVVGQELRVLSGQEEALWTYKGATYGMVQSSSLVDIGGGSTEFVIDGSFTSLNVGAVRLHEAYFATGLPTQAQLDQARADIQEKLARIPVSNQRLVVVGGTATTLASMELGLEEYDAKQVHGRTLSQEVLRRWLVRLAELPVAERTKFPGLPPERADIIFSGTLILLTVMEHLNVLQVQVSVNDIMLGALLWQLGEGR, via the coding sequence ATGGAGAGTCTAGACCTGCAATTGATCGAAAAACAGCTGGGCCGCCGGCCCCGGGGAGTGGTGGGGGTAGGGTTACGTTGCCCTGCCGGGTATCCGCGGGTGATCGTGACAAAACCGGTGGTGGAGCCAGGACAAGTCTTTCCCACTACCTATTGGCTGACCTGTCCCCATTTGGTGAAGGAAGTCAGTCGACTAGAAAGCCAGGGGTTGGTGGGGGAACTTACGGAACGGGCGCTCCATGATGCGGACTTTGCCCGGGAACTGGTGGAAGCCCATGAAGAATACAAAGCCGCACGACAAGCATTGCTGAGTCCCGAGGAGTGGGAGACCCTAAAGAAGGAATACCCGGAGCAGTATGCCAGTCTCCAAGAATCGGGCATTGCCGGGATAAAAAATCCGGGGGTGAAGTGCCTGCACGCCCATTTAGCCCATTACCTGGTGGGAGGTCGCAATCCCGTGGGAAGGATAGTCTGGGAGCTGATCAAAGAGAAGGCCTGCACGCGCAATCGCCTTGCCAGTATCGGGGTTGGCACTAATTCTACCCGGCTGCTGATTGCGGAAGCGGGCTGTGGGGTGACGCCGGTATATGAAGACATAGATTATCCCCGGATTGGGTCCTCCCTGGAAAAGGGATTGCTTACAGAAGAAGCCATGGAGCGGACCCTGGGGGTAATACGCCGGTTTTTAAAGATTGTGGAAGAGTACCAAGCGGAATTGTCAGTGATTTTTGCCACCAGTGCCGTGCGGTCGGCAAGGAATCAAGGGGAATTTGCCCAAAGGGTCTTGGAAGTGGTGGGCCAGGAGCTTCGAGTCCTCAGCGGCCAGGAGGAAGCCCTTTGGACCTATAAAGGGGCTACCTATGGCATGGTTCAGTCTTCGAGTCTGGTGGATATCGGGGGTGGAAGCACCGAATTTGTCATTGACGGAAGTTTTACTAGCCTTAATGTTGGTGCAGTTCGGCTCCATGAGGCCTATTTTGCCACCGGATTACCCACGCAAGCGCAGCTCGACCAGGCCCGGGCAGATATCCAAGAAAAACTTGCCCGGATCCCTGTTTCTAATCAGAGACTAGTGGTAGTCGGTGGCACTGCTACTACCTTGGCCAGTATGGAATTGGGATTGGAGGAATATGACGCCAAGCAAGTTCATGGCAGGACCCTTTCCCAGGAAGTCCTTCGAAGATGGCTAGTGAGACTGGCAGAGTTGCCGGTTGCCGAAAGGACCAAATTTCCAGGCCTGCCACCGGAGCGGGCGGATATCATCTTTAGCGGAACCCTGATCTTGCTGACGGTCATGGAGCATCTTAACGTGCTACAGGTGCAGGTGAGCGTCAACGATATTATGTTGGGTGCTTTGCTCTGGCAATTAGG
- a CDS encoding S1 RNA-binding domain-containing protein: MAIEVGSVVEGRVTGITNFGAFVELSSGETGLIHISEVADAYVKDIKDFLQEDQIIKVKVINIEDGKIGLSLRRVNDAPRRSKQDLKAFEEKLNKFLKESEKRQSDLKRATDSKRGGRGGGRNF; this comes from the coding sequence ATGGCAATTGAAGTGGGTAGCGTCGTCGAAGGGAGAGTCACGGGCATTACTAACTTCGGTGCTTTCGTAGAACTCAGCAGTGGTGAAACTGGATTAATCCACATTTCTGAAGTGGCCGATGCTTACGTGAAAGACATTAAGGATTTCCTTCAAGAAGACCAGATCATCAAGGTTAAAGTTATCAACATTGAAGATGGTAAGATCGGACTTTCACTTAGGCGCGTTAACGATGCCCCCCGACGCTCGAAACAGGACCTCAAAGCGTTTGAAGAGAAACTCAACAAGTTCCTTAAGGAAAGCGAGAAACGGCAAAGTGACCTGAAACGAGCCACTGATTCTAAACGTGGTGGACGGGGTGGTGGAAGAAACTTCTAG
- the yabQ gene encoding spore cortex biosynthesis protein YabQ, with the protein MGTLTDQVYTMLIIILGGILVGFIFDLYRVLRGFGRPGKYVTLVTDCLFWLVVTPIALIILVLANWGELRLYSFLGLLLGLIFYWSVLSAVVVGILGSLLSFLWRAVCLLGKALIFLVTIGPRLLYALVRGKLMVFRRPRFLRRLLQPFRVTLPRIKLRFPKLFRIRL; encoded by the coding sequence GTGGGAACCCTGACGGACCAGGTCTATACCATGTTGATCATCATCCTCGGCGGCATCCTCGTTGGTTTCATCTTCGATTTGTACCGGGTGCTGCGGGGTTTTGGACGACCTGGGAAATATGTCACGTTGGTCACCGACTGCCTCTTTTGGCTGGTGGTCACCCCCATTGCCCTCATCATTCTGGTCTTGGCCAACTGGGGTGAATTGAGGCTATATTCCTTTCTGGGCCTGCTTTTGGGTCTGATCTTTTATTGGTCAGTGTTAAGCGCGGTCGTAGTAGGAATCCTAGGGTCCCTGTTGTCTTTCCTTTGGCGTGCTGTTTGTCTGCTTGGGAAGGCCCTTATATTTCTTGTCACCATCGGTCCACGGTTGCTTTATGCCCTGGTGCGGGGCAAACTGATGGTCTTTCGTCGTCCCCGGTTCTTGCGCAGGCTCTTGCAACCCTTCCGGGTCACGCTTCCCCGGATCAAGTTGCGCTTTCCGAAACTATTCCGCATTCGCCTCTGA
- the yabP gene encoding sporulation protein YabP, whose amino-acid sequence MEEKGQVRKKHQFILRNRELLLIDGVTHVESFDENEITIGTDQGNMLIKGEELNIKELNLENGNLMVQGLVSTIEYVPDPGSSKGRSFLSRLFR is encoded by the coding sequence ATGGAAGAGAAGGGACAAGTCAGGAAGAAACACCAATTCATCTTGCGCAATCGGGAGCTTTTGTTGATCGACGGAGTTACTCACGTGGAGAGCTTTGATGAGAACGAGATCACCATCGGTACCGACCAAGGTAACATGTTGATTAAGGGGGAGGAGCTGAACATCAAGGAACTGAACCTTGAAAACGGAAATCTGATGGTACAAGGCCTGGTCTCTACTATTGAATATGTACCTGATCCCGGCAGTAGCAAGGGAAGATCCTTTTTGAGCAGGCTCTTTCGGTAA
- a CDS encoding SpoIID/LytB domain-containing protein, translating to MTNFWKRSLQMISLLLIVGTVYFLMSSSPQEPEDLARRFDKEPEVSVYFHRTQETKTMPIEEYIMGVVAGEMKPDWPKEAYAAQAILARSFTMHYISHGGARDKYGTDVTTNEEEVQAYNADNITPIIEEAVNLTRGMVMTFDNRYVRAWFHSFSGGITATAKEGLNYPDDEPPYIKSVRLPDNPHAPEDVKEWELEISLVDLQQRLSGLGVTGPISDVRIKERGPTGRITAVEVVHSDGETTTIPGNDFRLAVGAMEMKSTLVEEFEVDDGKLEIEGTGFGHGVGLSQWDAYMLAKDGYSPEEIVHYFFKDIEIKKLWD from the coding sequence ATGACTAATTTCTGGAAAAGATCGCTTCAGATGATCAGTCTGTTGCTGATTGTGGGTACTGTCTACTTCTTGATGAGTTCATCGCCCCAGGAACCAGAGGATCTGGCGCGTCGGTTTGACAAAGAGCCTGAGGTGTCGGTGTACTTCCATCGAACTCAAGAAACTAAGACTATGCCCATCGAGGAGTACATCATGGGGGTGGTGGCCGGTGAGATGAAGCCCGATTGGCCCAAGGAGGCCTATGCGGCCCAGGCCATCTTGGCCCGCAGCTTCACCATGCATTATATCAGCCATGGTGGTGCCCGGGATAAGTACGGCACCGACGTCACCACCAACGAAGAAGAGGTGCAAGCCTACAATGCGGACAATATCACGCCCATCATTGAAGAGGCGGTAAATTTGACCCGGGGTATGGTGATGACCTTCGATAACCGCTATGTTCGGGCCTGGTTCCATTCCTTCAGCGGTGGGATCACGGCCACGGCCAAAGAGGGCTTGAACTATCCCGATGATGAACCGCCTTATATCAAAAGTGTCCGTCTTCCCGATAACCCCCACGCCCCCGAGGACGTGAAGGAATGGGAGCTGGAGATTAGCCTTGTGGATTTGCAACAAAGGTTGTCTGGCCTTGGAGTAACGGGTCCCATCAGTGATGTGCGGATTAAGGAGCGGGGCCCCACCGGGCGGATCACGGCGGTGGAGGTGGTGCATTCCGATGGAGAGACCACCACTATCCCGGGTAATGACTTTCGTTTAGCGGTGGGTGCCATGGAGATGAAATCTACGTTGGTAGAGGAGTTCGAAGTGGATGATGGCAAATTAGAAATTGAAGGCACCGGCTTCGGCCACGGTGTAGGCCTGAGCCAATGGGATGCTTACATGCTGGCCAAGGATGGTTATAGTCCTGAAGAGATCGTCCACTATTTCTTCAAGGATATCGAGATTAAGAAACTGTGGGACTAG
- a CDS encoding HU family DNA-binding protein yields the protein MNKGELIASVTEKTGLTKKVASDAVEAVLESITDALAQGEKVTLVGFGTFEVRERAARKGVNPATGEPIDIPATKVPAFKAGKLLKSAVAGE from the coding sequence ATGAACAAAGGTGAGTTGATTGCCAGTGTCACTGAGAAGACTGGACTGACGAAGAAGGTCGCCTCTGACGCAGTAGAAGCGGTTCTCGAGTCGATTACGGATGCACTGGCACAGGGCGAGAAGGTTACTTTGGTTGGCTTTGGTACCTTTGAGGTCCGGGAACGCGCTGCCCGCAAGGGCGTTAACCCGGCCACCGGGGAACCAATTGACATCCCTGCCACCAAGGTTCCAGCGTTCAAGGCTGGCAAATTACTGAAGAGTGCGGTGGCCGGCGAATAG
- the mazG gene encoding nucleoside triphosphate pyrophosphohydrolase has product MIVIVGLGPGTWGQLSVEAGEALQSAKNLWLRTAVHPTVEALRERGIAFVTFDEVYEQAASFDDVYQHIVDRLLAEKEVTYAVPGHPLIGERTVELLLAEAEKRNIPTKVIPSMSFVDVIWPALGISGDGVQLVDALALECDQLQPNQPYLLMQVYNRLVASELKLRLMNCYPDEHEIVVVRGAGIPGWQRILRVPLYRLDNLDWLDHLTSVYLPPVAPGTHYDLADLVTVMKRLLGPNGCPWDRKQDHHSLKKYLVEEAEEVLGAIDSGDMDHLCEELGDLLLQIVFHAQLAAEEGYFNIHDVIKAITTKMIRRHPHVFGDVSADNVETVLQNWEEIKRAETREHTSHSALRRAQWVQQSARNFGFDWPDVYGPAGKVFEEIGELVSALGNGSEEDRQREFGDVLFALVNLGRFLNIDPEVALSQTVERFEQRFQRMEEKAMGLGKTLGEMSLEEMDVLWEEVKEEEK; this is encoded by the coding sequence ATGATTGTAATTGTCGGCCTCGGACCGGGAACGTGGGGGCAACTGTCGGTGGAGGCAGGGGAGGCTCTGCAGTCAGCGAAGAATCTGTGGCTGCGCACCGCAGTACACCCCACTGTGGAAGCCCTCAGGGAGAGGGGCATTGCCTTTGTCACCTTTGATGAGGTATACGAACAGGCCGCGTCCTTCGACGACGTATACCAACATATTGTGGATCGTCTGCTGGCGGAAAAGGAGGTGACCTATGCAGTTCCAGGTCATCCTCTGATCGGTGAGCGGACGGTGGAACTACTGTTAGCTGAAGCGGAAAAGCGCAACATACCCACCAAGGTGATCCCGAGCATGAGTTTTGTGGACGTGATCTGGCCGGCCCTGGGGATCAGTGGAGATGGGGTTCAGTTGGTGGACGCTTTGGCGCTGGAATGTGACCAGCTGCAGCCTAACCAACCCTATTTACTCATGCAGGTGTACAATCGCTTGGTGGCCTCGGAGCTGAAACTCCGTTTGATGAATTGCTACCCCGACGAACATGAGATTGTAGTGGTGCGGGGAGCAGGGATTCCCGGGTGGCAGCGGATCCTCCGCGTTCCTCTGTATCGTTTGGACAACCTGGATTGGTTGGACCACTTGACATCGGTGTATCTACCCCCGGTGGCTCCAGGGACCCACTACGATCTGGCCGATCTTGTGACGGTGATGAAGCGCTTGCTGGGCCCTAACGGGTGCCCTTGGGATCGGAAACAGGATCATCATTCATTGAAGAAGTACCTAGTGGAAGAGGCCGAAGAGGTGCTGGGGGCCATCGACAGTGGTGATATGGATCATCTCTGTGAGGAACTGGGGGATCTTTTGTTGCAGATCGTCTTTCACGCCCAACTGGCGGCAGAAGAGGGTTATTTTAACATCCACGACGTGATCAAGGCCATCACCACGAAGATGATCCGGCGACATCCCCATGTCTTCGGCGATGTCTCCGCAGACAACGTGGAGACTGTGTTGCAGAACTGGGAGGAGATCAAGCGGGCCGAGACCCGGGAACACACCAGCCATTCGGCTTTGCGCAGGGCCCAATGGGTGCAACAATCCGCCCGCAACTTCGGTTTTGACTGGCCTGACGTCTATGGACCGGCGGGCAAGGTTTTTGAAGAGATCGGTGAACTTGTGAGCGCATTGGGTAATGGCTCCGAGGAGGATCGACAAAGGGAATTTGGGGATGTGCTCTTTGCCTTAGTCAACCTTGGTCGTTTTCTCAACATCGACCCGGAAGTGGCCCTGAGCCAAACTGTGGAACGTTTTGAACAGCGTTTTCAGCGGATGGAGGAGAAGGCTATGGGGCTGGGGAAAACTCTTGGAGAAATGTCCTTGGAGGAAATGGATGTTCTCTGGGAAGAGGTCAAGGAAGAGGAAAAATAA
- a CDS encoding AbrB/MazE/SpoVT family DNA-binding domain-containing protein, protein MKATGIVRRIDDLGRVVIPKEIRKTLRIREGDPLEIYVDRTGEVILKKYSPVAELGGFAQEYVDSLFENNGKNAIIVDRDTVIAAAGPLGKDLLGKGVTQQMERIMEERAALLLGPGLDEELELIDEERNHWPVKSLAVASIIAAGDPVGIVIIATTAEEPALVSDVELKLVKTAAGFLGRQLES, encoded by the coding sequence ATGAAAGCAACGGGTATTGTCAGAAGGATCGATGACCTAGGACGGGTGGTTATCCCCAAGGAGATCAGAAAGACCCTGCGAATTCGGGAGGGTGATCCCTTGGAGATTTATGTGGACCGTACCGGTGAAGTGATCCTGAAGAAGTATTCACCGGTGGCGGAGTTGGGCGGTTTCGCCCAGGAGTATGTGGATTCGTTGTTCGAAAACAACGGAAAGAACGCAATCATCGTGGATCGGGATACGGTAATCGCCGCGGCGGGGCCGTTGGGGAAGGATTTGCTGGGCAAGGGTGTGACCCAGCAGATGGAACGGATCATGGAGGAACGGGCTGCTTTGTTGCTTGGGCCGGGACTAGACGAGGAACTTGAACTGATCGACGAAGAACGGAACCACTGGCCGGTGAAATCCTTGGCGGTGGCTTCCATTATCGCCGCCGGAGACCCGGTGGGGATCGTGATCATTGCCACCACTGCGGAGGAGCCGGCACTGGTCAGCGACGTGGAATTGAAGCTGGTGAAAACGGCAGCAGGATTTCTGGGGCGGCAACTAGAAAGCTAA
- the mfd gene encoding transcription-repair coupling factor, with translation MALTGLSHLVSRSQEFAPVVDTVIRGAQETLVIGASGSLRIVGIAAIFQTLAQRGSKIPFLVVAPDQYHAEQIYLTLENILTSKRVALFPAISTMPHESVIAERELHGMRVAVIGRLLAEESLIVVASAEALSRYLLPPQVFRAYCTGLTVGETVELEQLMDRLVAGGYQRVDLVEDPGQFSLRGGILDIFCPILTNPVRIELFGDEIDSIREFDPADQRSYRRHQSVYITPAREFFVPEHLRKDAFIEIKKALEEQVVRLDRAKDSPSSTLRQTVARHLEFIENGIYDSALEQYQPYFYPNQATLLAYFPRMICILDEPSRIKESLENVEKEYMEQHLSGLAKGRALPGEARMFCPWSELFPEFKRGRLLYFSTLAQRIEGMSPTHTVNVSSRLPDVFHGKMNLLLQELERAKREGFAILLSLSSESRAKRITEWLTEEGVPARYVLRPEDEIRPGNIIITSGYLEAGFDLPLTRLLVLTDAEIRGKAKQKVRSRRGPQGTRIRDWNELNEGDYVVHVNHGIGKYLGVKNINVSGVQKDYLVVKYAGEDILYVPVDQVNLLQKYVGGGDEASPKLNKLGGTEWTKVKRKVKESVREIAKDLLELYAARETVPGRAFSPDTVWQREFEDAFEYEETPDQLRAVQEVKADMEKPRPMDRLLCGDVGYGKTEVALRAAFKAVMDGCQVAILVPTTILAQQHYRTVSERLRNFPVTVRVLSRFESPSKQKQTIKDLKTGAVDIVIGTHRLLSKDVEFKNLGLVIIDEEQRFGVKQKEKLKQLRTSVDVLTLSATPIPRTLHMALVGVRDMSVIETPPEDRYPIRTYIVEYNPETIRDAILREKARGGQVYFVYNRVQGIERMAEELRLLVPEVSVVVAHGQMGERELEQVMLDFMDGAYDVLVCTTIIETGMDIPNVNTLIVYDADKFGLSQLYQLRGRVGRSNRIAYAYCCYRKDQVLTEDAEKRLQAIKEFSDLGSGFRIAMRDLEIRGAGNILGAEQHGFIASVGFELYCRLLEESIAELSGQVKEELPEPLLDFAVDAYIDDEYIADSRQKVDIYKRISALGSQREIQEFVVELEDRYGPVTPSVDKLLRVAAIRIMAREVGVESIAQEARYVVFRFHPEAQVPPSALRACVEQFRGKLTVLHGQPPRIRIRPGLEQDELLDIITTVLKNIQASLAEASGQ, from the coding sequence GTGGCTTTAACTGGTCTATCCCATCTGGTCTCGAGATCCCAAGAGTTTGCTCCGGTGGTGGATACGGTTATTCGAGGTGCGCAGGAAACCTTGGTGATCGGAGCCTCGGGATCCTTGAGAATAGTTGGTATTGCTGCGATTTTTCAAACCTTGGCCCAACGGGGTAGCAAAATCCCCTTCCTGGTGGTTGCCCCGGATCAATATCATGCCGAGCAGATATATTTGACTTTAGAAAATATTCTAACATCAAAACGGGTGGCTTTGTTTCCGGCCATCTCCACTATGCCCCATGAGTCGGTGATCGCGGAGCGAGAACTGCATGGAATGCGGGTGGCGGTGATCGGGAGACTATTGGCGGAGGAAAGCTTGATTGTGGTGGCTTCCGCCGAGGCCCTGTCCCGTTACCTGCTTCCACCCCAGGTCTTTAGGGCCTATTGTACGGGGCTTACTGTGGGCGAGACTGTGGAACTGGAACAGCTAATGGACAGACTGGTGGCTGGCGGGTATCAACGGGTGGATCTCGTGGAGGATCCGGGCCAGTTTTCTCTCCGAGGGGGAATTCTGGACATTTTCTGTCCCATCCTTACCAACCCGGTGCGTATTGAGCTGTTCGGCGATGAGATCGACTCCATCCGGGAGTTCGATCCGGCGGATCAACGGTCCTACCGACGCCATCAGAGTGTGTATATCACCCCTGCGCGAGAGTTTTTTGTACCCGAACATCTGCGGAAAGACGCCTTTATCGAGATCAAAAAAGCCCTGGAGGAGCAAGTGGTGCGCCTAGATCGGGCCAAGGATTCCCCTTCTAGCACCTTGCGACAGACGGTGGCTCGCCACTTGGAGTTTATTGAGAACGGGATCTACGATTCGGCCTTGGAGCAGTATCAACCCTATTTCTACCCCAACCAGGCTACCCTGCTAGCCTACTTCCCTCGCATGATCTGTATCTTAGATGAGCCCAGTCGGATCAAAGAAAGCCTGGAGAATGTGGAGAAGGAATACATGGAGCAGCATCTTAGTGGTCTGGCCAAGGGCCGGGCCTTGCCCGGGGAGGCTCGGATGTTCTGCCCCTGGTCGGAACTGTTCCCTGAGTTCAAACGGGGCCGCCTCCTTTATTTCTCCACCTTAGCCCAGCGCATTGAGGGGATGTCACCTACCCATACGGTAAACGTCTCTTCGCGATTGCCCGATGTTTTCCATGGGAAGATGAACTTGTTGCTACAGGAGCTAGAACGCGCAAAGCGGGAAGGTTTTGCTATTCTGCTATCCCTTTCCTCCGAAAGTCGCGCCAAGCGAATCACGGAGTGGCTGACCGAGGAAGGGGTGCCGGCCCGGTATGTGCTGCGGCCCGAGGACGAGATTCGGCCGGGAAACATCATCATTACCAGCGGGTACTTGGAGGCCGGTTTCGATCTACCGCTGACGCGGTTGTTGGTCCTGACTGATGCCGAGATCCGGGGGAAGGCCAAGCAGAAAGTGCGGAGCCGTCGGGGCCCCCAAGGGACGAGGATCCGGGATTGGAATGAATTGAACGAAGGGGACTACGTGGTCCACGTTAACCATGGGATCGGCAAGTACCTTGGTGTGAAGAATATCAATGTCAGTGGGGTCCAGAAGGATTACCTGGTGGTAAAATATGCCGGCGAGGACATTCTCTATGTCCCGGTGGACCAGGTGAATCTGCTGCAGAAGTACGTGGGGGGCGGGGATGAGGCCAGTCCTAAACTGAACAAGCTAGGCGGTACCGAATGGACCAAGGTGAAGCGAAAGGTCAAAGAATCGGTCCGGGAGATCGCCAAGGATCTGTTGGAGCTGTATGCTGCCCGGGAAACGGTGCCAGGGCGGGCCTTTTCGCCGGACACCGTTTGGCAGAGGGAGTTTGAGGATGCCTTTGAATATGAAGAGACACCGGACCAGCTGAGGGCAGTGCAGGAAGTTAAGGCCGACATGGAAAAGCCCCGACCTATGGATCGGCTCCTGTGTGGGGACGTGGGCTATGGGAAGACCGAGGTGGCCCTGCGGGCTGCGTTCAAAGCGGTGATGGATGGTTGTCAGGTGGCCATTTTAGTGCCCACCACTATCTTGGCCCAACAGCATTATCGTACGGTGAGCGAACGGTTGCGCAACTTCCCCGTGACGGTGCGGGTGTTAAGCCGCTTCGAAAGTCCCAGTAAGCAGAAGCAGACCATTAAGGATCTTAAGACCGGAGCGGTGGACATCGTCATCGGGACCCATCGCTTATTGTCTAAGGACGTGGAGTTTAAGAACCTTGGACTGGTGATTATCGACGAGGAGCAGCGCTTTGGCGTGAAGCAGAAGGAAAAACTAAAGCAGCTGCGCACCAGTGTGGATGTGCTGACCCTGTCGGCCACTCCTATCCCTCGCACCTTACACATGGCTTTGGTGGGAGTGCGGGATATGAGTGTCATCGAGACTCCCCCCGAGGATCGCTATCCCATTCGTACTTACATTGTGGAGTATAATCCCGAGACGATCCGGGATGCCATCCTACGGGAAAAGGCCCGGGGAGGCCAGGTCTATTTCGTCTACAACCGTGTCCAAGGCATTGAAAGGATGGCAGAGGAACTGCGTCTGCTGGTGCCCGAGGTTTCGGTGGTAGTGGCCCACGGCCAGATGGGCGAGCGGGAACTGGAGCAGGTGATGCTTGACTTCATGGATGGGGCATACGACGTGCTGGTGTGTACCACGATTATTGAAACCGGTATGGACATCCCCAATGTGAACACCTTGATTGTCTATGATGCAGATAAGTTTGGTCTTTCCCAACTATACCAACTGCGGGGACGGGTGGGTCGGTCTAACCGCATTGCCTACGCCTATTGCTGTTACCGCAAGGATCAGGTGTTGACCGAAGACGCGGAAAAACGGCTGCAGGCCATCAAGGAGTTCTCTGATCTGGGTTCCGGTTTCCGGATTGCCATGCGGGACCTGGAGATTAGAGGCGCGGGGAACATCCTTGGCGCAGAACAACATGGTTTTATCGCGTCCGTAGGTTTCGAGTTGTATTGTCGTCTGTTGGAAGAGTCCATTGCGGAACTGTCCGGTCAGGTAAAGGAGGAACTTCCGGAACCCTTGTTGGACTTCGCGGTGGATGCCTATATCGACGACGAATATATTGCCGACTCTCGGCAGAAGGTGGATATTTACAAGCGCATCAGCGCCTTGGGCAGCCAAAGGGAGATCCAAGAGTTTGTGGTGGAGCTGGAGGACCGCTACGGACCGGTTACCCCCTCCGTGGATAAGCTGCTCCGGGTGGCAGCCATCCGGATCATGGCCCGGGAGGTGGGGGTGGAATCCATCGCCCAGGAGGCCCGTTACGTGGTCTTCCGCTTCCATCCAGAGGCGCAAGTCCCACCCAGTGCCCTCCGTGCCTGTGTGGAGCAGTTCCGGGGCAAACTGACGGTGCTGCATGGTCAGCCACCGCGGATTAGGATTCGCCCGGGCCTAGAGCAGGACGAGTTGCTGGACATCATTACCACCGTCTTGAAGAATATCCAAGCCTCCTTAGCCGAGGCCAGTGGGCAGTAG
- a CDS encoding aminoacyl-tRNA hydrolase — protein MMKYIIGLGNPGKEYAKTRHNMGFLVLDALAKQVGVQIDRRGYHGLWTEACLGGQDFLMLKPTTYMNNSGQSVLALCQDRPVEPHQLMIVYDDLDLETGRIRLRMKGRPGSHRGLQSVLEKLGTQEVPRLKVGIGPVPPGVAGRDFVLGEPTAEEWEDFLLPAIERAVLALICWIEEGIENAMNKYNG, from the coding sequence GTGATGAAGTACATTATTGGTTTAGGAAATCCTGGAAAAGAATATGCTAAAACTAGACATAACATGGGCTTTCTGGTCCTCGATGCCCTGGCGAAGCAAGTGGGTGTCCAAATCGACCGACGGGGTTACCACGGACTATGGACGGAGGCGTGCCTTGGCGGACAGGATTTTCTGATGCTTAAACCCACCACCTACATGAACAACAGCGGTCAGTCGGTGTTGGCCCTCTGCCAGGATCGTCCCGTGGAGCCGCACCAGCTGATGATCGTCTATGATGATCTAGATCTGGAGACGGGTCGGATCCGCCTGCGGATGAAAGGGCGTCCCGGGTCCCACCGGGGGTTGCAGTCTGTCTTGGAGAAGCTGGGGACCCAGGAGGTGCCCCGGTTAAAGGTGGGGATCGGACCGGTGCCGCCCGGTGTGGCGGGACGGGATTTTGTCCTAGGGGAACCCACCGCTGAGGAGTGGGAAGACTTTCTTTTGCCTGCCATCGAGCGGGCTGTCCTTGCCCTCATCTGCTGGATTGAAGAGGGCATCGAAAATGCCATGAACAAGTATAATGGATAG
- a CDS encoding 50S ribosomal protein L25, producing the protein MVGVVLRAQGRAVAGKGAARQIRRMGRIPGIVYGKGKDNVQVSLDAGEFNRLLATTGVGQLVNLEVVVGDEVQSRPTLLKDVQYDPVVGDVLHVDFHEVALDEPIKTFVEIVLVDEGEGTIRDGGIVSQLLREIEVECLPTNIPDQVSVNVTGLSIGDSVTVGDLEKLPGVEFITPVEEIVVTVTAPTTEVVEEETADEAEEATEEADEEE; encoded by the coding sequence ATGGTAGGTGTGGTTCTGCGCGCACAAGGGCGTGCTGTAGCCGGGAAAGGTGCCGCAAGACAAATCCGCCGCATGGGGCGGATTCCTGGGATTGTCTATGGCAAGGGAAAGGACAATGTGCAAGTTTCCCTTGATGCTGGCGAATTCAACCGACTGCTTGCCACCACTGGGGTTGGCCAGTTGGTTAACCTGGAAGTGGTCGTGGGTGACGAGGTCCAGTCGCGGCCCACTTTGTTGAAGGATGTCCAGTACGATCCTGTTGTCGGTGATGTTTTGCACGTGGACTTCCACGAGGTCGCCCTCGACGAGCCGATTAAGACCTTTGTGGAGATTGTCCTAGTTGACGAAGGCGAAGGTACCATCCGGGACGGTGGCATTGTCTCCCAGTTGCTCCGGGAAATCGAGGTGGAATGTCTGCCTACTAATATCCCGGATCAGGTCAGTGTGAATGTGACTGGACTGTCCATTGGTGATTCGGTGACCGTGGGCGACTTGGAGAAATTGCCCGGTGTCGAGTTTATTACTCCCGTTGAGGAGATTGTAGTTACGGTCACCGCTCCGACGACGGAAGTCGTTGAAGAGGAGACCGCAGACGAAGCGGAAGAAGCTACTGAGGAAGCCGACGAAGAGGAATAA